The Gossypium hirsutum isolate 1008001.06 chromosome D02, Gossypium_hirsutum_v2.1, whole genome shotgun sequence region GCCATTATATTATGCATTGTCTTGTAATTTTATGCTGAAAGCAAGCCCCCACCTCTAAACACAAGGAGTTACTTTGTCATTTTAAGGGATTGGGGATATTCACGTATATGCATTTCTTGGTGTTATGGAGTCTAGACCATAAATGGGCTGTCATAGACGTATTAGAAAGACTTTGTATAAGGTTCAAGTGAAATGATATTTGAAGATGTCCTTTCTTTGAGATAAAAAACTGTCAAAATCTACACACTTCTTGCAGTGTCAAAGCAATTTCTTTCTGGAACTTTACACATAAAAACTTATTCATTTTATTGACATATACTTCCTTGCATATGTTAACATTTTGTTGAGATATAACTAAGTTGATAATTTCTTTTGCTTTCATATGTTAATATTTCTACTTCAGGTTTGGTGTTTGTTTGTTTTGTCATTCTTAGGGAATAAAGAAAACTCTATTCTTGTTGGAAATCCCTGAGGACGAAGTTTCAAAACTGTTGTCTAGTAAAGAGTCACTGGCTCCTTGTGACATAGCTGTATTTGTTTATGACAGGTAAATCGAAGCATGATTTTTCTGATGTGggattttaaatttaaagttatcTGCTATTTTTAGTTAATCATTTTCTGTTATGTGATCATATTTGTAAAAATGGTTGCACCCTCATTTGCTTGGAGTGAACTCTTTTTTTGCCACTAAAGATGATCATGTATATTTTGTTccatggttgaattttgtaaaaattcatGTAGGTGCATATGCATGtgttatttatttcttttgtaatttCTATTTCATTATAATCTGGCCTTCACAGTTCTGATGAGTCTTCATGGAAGAGAGCAACTGAATTGCTCATAGATGTTGCTGGTCATGGTGAAGACACTGGTTATGAGGTGCCTTGCCTCATTGTTGCTGCTAAAGATGATCTGGATTCATTTCCAATGGCAATACAGAATTCTATCAGGGTATcatgctttatttatttttttgtaatttaattttcttgcatAGTTAAATGAATAAGTAGAATGCCTTAACAGAGTCAAAATGCTTACTTTTTGTGTCCTCGAAGAGGTAATGGTATTCATGTCAGTGTTACAAAGTGTATTGTATTTCAAATTTCCTTTTCAGGTTAGCCAGGATATGGGGATAGAGGCACTTATACCTATCAGCTCAAAATTGAGTGATCTCAATAACATATTTCGAAGGATAGTAAATGCAGCTGAGCATCCTCACTTGAGCATTCCTGAAACTGAGGCTGGAAGAAGCCGTAAGCAGTACCATCGGCTCATAAACCGATCTCTCATGGTTGTTTCAGGTATGCTGATTGTCTGGCATCTCACAACTGTTCTATTCTCAATGCACTTGAAACTTGGGGTTGTTGAAAATGTTGGTGACCATGGTTAGATTTTCTGATGACTTCTTGTTGTGCACATATTTTACTTTTTTCTCCGTGTTGGTGTGGGGGAAATCactatttctttccttttgtcCACTTGCTTACAGTGTTTGCTCCTTAAACCTTTTTACAAGTTATAGTGTGATTTTGTTTaagcatatatgtatttgaagTTTTTCGTAGCAAAAATTATCTTTAAACAATCTGAGATGGTACGAAGTTGCTTCAACTTGAATGGCATGctcatttatttttatcattcacTATAGTGAACTGTTGTTTTATCGTTTTGAATGATGTAATTCACCATTTGCAGTTGGAGTTGCTGTAGCCATTGTTGGATTTGCAACTTACCGCGTATATGCTGCTAGGAAAAATGCTTCTAGTTGAGGGATGACGATTCTCCTATGACGATTCTCCTATCTTCTAGACACTGTTGTGGTTATCTTATCTTCTTAGAAACAATTTTGCCATGTTTATTTTCTTAATCTGATTTTAATGGCCGACTTTTCTGCGTTATATTCAGAATCCCAATCTGTATGAAAAAGAATTGCAAAATTCTACCATCCAATTTAGTAGTGTTGGAAATGTTTGGTCTGTAGAATATCAAGAGAAATGATGGAATAGAGCGATTGtgcaataaaaaaaaatttctctacATTTCAACCATCGTTGTCTGTGTCTTATTTCATACTATTACTTTGGATTCAAATATTGTAATTTAGACGAATTGGGATTGGGATGAAGAGTTTCACCTGGATTCAGAAGCTAATCTTTTggaaatttaatattcaaatggtTTTGATTAAGATGGTGATAGATACTAATTTTAGATCTTTGGTGTATCCAGATATCCGGTTGATATTAGAGTATATTTGTACACTTGTAATTATTTACTATAAcctcttgtaatttttaattctaaaaaattattaattattataagaaTTTCGAGAGTAAtactcaagaaaaaaaaattttaaatcaaattgcaatatatgtaaaaacaatttaaaatataaaaatttgttaatatcTATTATGTAAAAtcaacttttccggaaaatattttcagaaaatctgccaaacaacagaaaatattttacacagattcatccaaacactaaaaaatattttccagtaaatcattttccagaaatcattttctgAAAAACATTTACCTGTCAAACAAACATACCCTTACTTCAATTCTCACATATACAAGGCCTGGCTCGGGCAGCAACCATGCAGCTAACATAATTAAACTTTTTACTTGCCAAGCACttttaatttctctttaaattggtCAGTATTGTACACAAGTACAACATTACATTTCAATTGGCACCAACATTTAATTACTCTTACATGGACAGTAATAATGAATCCACAAAAGAGGGCATTAATCaacaattttacaattaatttttgTCTTGCTCTGGACAGCAGCAAACACTCATAATGtcatgtattaaataaatttcaagctCATTTAGACAAACTAAAGTTATGGCCTTTGGATACCTTCAATCTTTACCTCCCAACATCATGAATGGCATCATTTAACCGTCCCAAATTACAGCCTACAGACTTTGTAAATGGCAGCATTTAAACACCTTAAATTGCAAATTCCAGACATCATAAATTCACATCCTTTGTGGACATTATAAACTGACATTTAAAACCACTTAATTTCCATTATTCGGACCTCATTTATTTATGCTCAATTGAAcaacattcataaaaaaaaaaaactttggataGCATAGATCACCACCAACCGAACCACCTTTTTCTGGCGAAGAAATTTAATAGCCTACTTAAAAAAAACTGCATGCATAAGCAGCTCCCTCGACAACATGCATTCCACAAAAATTTTCCTTGGATTTATACATTCATACCAGCATGAAAGTGTAACAAAGCAATCAAGAAAGAAAAATGTATAGAGGACTCACAAAAACTCGAAGTCGAGCATAACCTTGAGTAAGATCTCTTCCCCTCTTGCTGCTGCCTTCTCCTTCCCCTTTTTGCAAGTTTCTTGAGGAAAATCAGCTCCTAAACGAGCTCAAAATTTAGCATGCAATAATTCTCTTCTCCCTCTCTAATCGAATTGTAGCCAGAAAAACAAGCAGAATTTTTTTTCAAGTGTCctctctttcaaaaaaaatcatccaGGTTGAAGAAGACTCTCCTCTTTTTTTAatactcttcttttctttttttactaaAACCACATTTTAGTATTAAtgagatgttttttttttaattattattttattaacattttattacATAAATAAGTAAAACAATCCACTTGTCGTCCACTATTCTTTATGTATTGGTTTAATTGCCACTTAAGTACTTAtcctattattaaataataatttataataattgaaCTTTTACcagttttatgatttagtccctataccttaGTTAAACACTAATTCGgtaaaattacttaaccaaaaaaaatcaattcacctACAAcataacttcgtaaatatttaattaaaaatatttatgacatCAGTTTACAGAAACGAAGTCTCAAATAATCATCTCATGTTtgaccatcattctaacttaagcatAGCTTCTTGGAAAGTTACTTAACTatgtcgaaatcattttttttttaattttgaaaaaaaaaacaaaaatttagttgtcgacctttaaaaaaacaaaaattgggagtcgccaccaatcttttattgaggtatGATTGGTTCACttaaaaaatagctttggtctacgagttttagaaaaaaaaagaaaccggATTctggagtcagttacgtacgaggaaggattagcactctcgtaacgcccaaaaattggtaccaaattgattaattaatgtcttaaagtcgagagttaaaaaatgcgatccttaattaaattaaattatttattaaaactttctcattttgaaaaaaaatatcacacccaatgcgttagggcacaacattttattctcttcaagatGAGTTAGTCCAAAAAAaatcgtgtaataaaatttaagaaaatatctaattgtttaaaatttatgaagaaatcgtaacccaatacgttagggcacaatttcctaaaatctcaaacattcaatatttcttttatttttttaaaaaaatctttatctcgaaaaatcaacgtgtcacatccattacgttagggcacaacacattgaattcccgatgacaagttttattttgtttgattaaagaacaatcctcgattgttagattttacgaagaaaatcggaacccaatacgttagggctcaattttcttcaaaatcctaaatacgagtattatctttattttgaaaattttctatttttaaattcgagtaaaagatgatgtaatgttataatgtatgtataaatatcgAGATAACAAATACAATAGTAATAAATActacaatggcatagaaataatataaacaaataaataaaaataaatcaataacatgcaaagcatcaaataaatgagcaaaataaaaaaaaacatgcttttaaaatataaatgaaaacataaattgataaacaaaagaaggaaatgaacgaaacacataaaaaaataaaaggtacaTAATACATTCATTGAAATTATGAGGAATAAAGAAAACAAACACATGAtctacatataaaattttgaattataaaatttataaaaataaaatataatgcatttatgaaaataaagaaaaatatataaatatatatttataaattttaaaatatatgtattaaaaatataagtatgtatttaaatattttcgaaaatataaaaaaatatgtacctatatatataaatagaatagaatatttaaaaaaatatgtatatatgtaaaatatattaaaaataattaaataatatctacattattaaaattaattaaataaaaaatatatatataaatatgagaaaaatattagttgaaaaaatataaatgcgtacataaaaataaatacatatatatagataaaataagaataattacatatgaaaattataaaaataaaaataataattacattattaaaattaactaattttaagaaaaataaaaataaaaaagactaaattgaactgCAAATAAAAAATCTGGGGTAAATTCGTAAATAAATAAAGACTGGAGGACCCTATTGAACACGCGAATAATCCTAGAGGGACTGGAAGGGTAATTTTCCTTTTCCCTCTAAACGGCGTCGTTCCatagggaataaattgaaattggaaataaattaaaggacaaattaaaaaatataaaaaacttaattgtaaaatattaagAAAGCGAAGGGGTTAAAagcgcaatttacccctccgctcaaaaacacgcagatcctaggCCGGGTCGGGTCAGAGTCGGGTCGGCCTCCCCAAAACAACGCTGTTTTGGGCGTCTGGGAGCTCTCCAAAACGGTATCGTTTTGGTGCCCTATATAAGCCCCTTATTCTTCCAAAAAAGgtcattttaaaccatttaaaaaaaaacaaaatcttttcaaaaaaagcTCTCAACCCCTCTGTTCTCCGGCCAGGGGCCGGTCATCGGCCACCATGCCGGTCACCGATCTCCGACACCGGCACCGCCGTCTGCGGTGGCCAGAAAAGGGGAAAATCCCTTATTCGGTTCCTTAAGCTTATCTAAACCTGAATCTGGGTTTGGAGCtttcaaaaaatcaacaaaaatcgCAAATAAATCGATGAGACCCTTCGGTGTCCGGCCACCGATCCTCGGCATGGCTCCCTCGAACGCTAAAGCGCCGTTTCAGAGTTTAAAGAAAAtgtgatttctttccttttttatttttatactattcgTATATAGATAAAGAAATGTGTAAcaaaaataaatgtaaattaaCGAAAATAAAAATCAACCTTGAATTGATTTCTGATCTTTCGGTATTGAACTCACTGTTTTTTCTATGAAATCCACTgtcttttttattgatttttttctaCCCCTATTACAGTGCATTAATGGCTTTTTTATAGCCGAACGAAACAAATCTAAAGAAGAAACAAATCTGTTTCTTTATTTGATTTTCGAATCTTTGATTgtgtttccttttttgttttttcttgatGCGCAGGTATGAAGATTGGGGATGCTTGTGGCTGCGGCACAAAGGGTTTCCTCAGAAACCCTAGGGATTTCTATAACTCTTGGGCATTTGGGCCACATATAATTGGGCCACTGGTCTTTAACAAAAATTGGGTCTAGGGTTTGGGCCCTCCTTATTGTAATTGGATTGTTTTATTTGGGCCTTTTTACCTTGGCCAAAATCGGGTATTACAAACTGGAatgatcttgagtgtataaccatcaactcaacaccaATCATTTCATGCACCACGattgagtcatcttgggacaatctcaaCAAGTAACATGTATAACTAGTTGTCCTTTATAAAAGGAAAACTTATTGTTTATCGCATGATAATACCTACAACCTGATCGACCAACTAGCATACATTACAAGATAATTCTTATTTCTTTTAGGAAATCTCCTCAGTGAAATTCATATAACAACGTCTACCTTGAgataggtccatttcatgccatcACAAGAGATTATCAATGGAGGTCGCAAGTCTTGTTTaaggaccttctcccactcaatcttttacaaacatgcaaggttttttatATCCAACttcaatcatgaatgattaaTAAATACACGACAAGTACATGTGGCATTCTTCTCCTAAAGtatatggcatgcttatcatACGTATGCTTGAGCATTCTTTGCAATCAATTTAAACATCATCATGCTATCATAgaaaagcataaaattaaatgACTCCAACCACCCAAAGTTTTCATGATTTCatcctagaaaaataataaataaaaattacaattattacCCTAAAGCATACTTTCAGTTTTTTGGCTCAAAGTGAAATAtcctaatttttagggatttccCCAAAATCACAAATGACTTGAAAACCACCGAAAGGATTTGTTGTTGAATTTTTGTTGCCATCACGGATTTCTATTGTCCCCACAGTTGACGTCACCATCGCCGTCAGTCCCTGTCTGTCCACTGCCAAGTAGCCGTAAGGCCACGATAACCTCCGCCATTGGGAAACCGTTAGTCTTTTGCCAGTTGGTTGACTCAGGTTTGCGTTTTCTCAATTTTCTAGGAAAcacaattttggaaaaaattattttataataataaaataatagcatagattcattcacatacatagcccaaaacatacaaataattataaaaatgtcacatcttataaaaaattaaccaaacaagaagaaaagagaattttggtattgatttatactataaacatagcacaacctggctctgatatcaATTGTTATGAAAAATCCAGTTTAAAAATGGTTTTCTATCAtagagaaaatttaaaattttaaaaatcgattcaatttatgatatttataacaataaacttttTTCAAATAATACTTGTGTTTTGTGCAAGACAGATCCTAAATGTTCTTGACTTTCAGCCGATTGGTCTTCcctgctattctcgtaccacaaaccGCTTCGAGTATGGGCTCAAACAATCATAAATCAAATACAGAACCATAAATAATGTTCTTACTTTCAATAAGAAAGTAAATCTTTCTCTATAAAAATCGGTGAATTactattttagaaaatataatttatacttagaaataaattctcactattttcgggcAGAATAACAGTATTAAAAACTtatgtgttgtaacaccccaaatccggcccagacgttatggtcggatctagcgatgtcacatgatagggtgtttgaaaattGTGTCGTCgcgttaaaaccatttccattgaattccttatcttaatatcttattagttccaaaattgtgttactcatttaattgatagtttcaaaacgttattcgttcgcagaagcttttaaaacagattAAACAATTGTGTGTTTaggaaaaatatttgtttattttgaaaaccgaggtttcctactactagcagttgtaatacataaggtaaagataattaaaacccaaaaacttagcc contains the following coding sequences:
- the LOC107907975 gene encoding mitochondrial Rho GTPase 1-like gives rise to the protein MGCHRRIRKTLYKGIKKTLFLLEIPEDEVSKLLSSKESLAPCDIAVFVYDSSDESSWKRATELLIDVAGHGEDTGYEVPCLIVAAKDDLDSFPMAIQNSIRVSQDMGIEALIPISSKLSDLNNIFRRIVNAAEHPHLSIPETEAGRSRKQYHRLINRSLMVVSVGVAVAIVGFATYRVYAARKNASS